One Natator depressus isolate rNatDep1 chromosome 13, rNatDep2.hap1, whole genome shotgun sequence genomic region harbors:
- the KLHL33 gene encoding kelch-like protein 33: MWPGEGSEPAEEPGEEGDVPEPRWELRSECHARQFFEAALELRGQGQLTDMTVTASARRYQAHGVVLAAISSFFCQRLACRATGEVDVSPLATPCGWEAVLDFAYTGAFAAMPGTAGEVVAAAQALGVPRVVEICQRMGGGLEGRSLDEEQWETLRSMEELYRAGVGCDLVLTTEGETFRAHQAALSCGCEYFRAMFCSGMREAHQGADPLPTLMAPADLRLLLPFAYSGTVVGSWAELLGAAETALQYQASGLLALCLEALQQTLSPARSLDLLAFARAYDLRPLGTATQAYALANFDGVARCPGFPALPLAELLALLGSDELYVASEVDTFEAALRWLDADRTRRLPHAEAVLARVRFYLMGTRELRRVRAADLLAPPGRLYQLLVAAVADEGPCRVRTPAGALVICGGDGLAPSLATRRPVRELFFAHQFHSGVGLVKQVEWRRLGQFPDGPRFRHAAAVLDNALYVLGGKHYYGVRDTLATAFRYDPAQDSWQRLADMPSARSSFPAVGVAGRIYALGGSSEDTYCTDGVQCYDPPADTWRPCSPLPAPLCGHAACTLDGAIYVSGGCDDSNEGRAWLLRLGPGGPPAQLAPMLEERAGHIMEALGGRLYVAGGLRWHDGGYTDQLACEVYSPSTDAWVRLSPLPQAHVGGASAVLQGELYVLGGYSQETYRDNHLVHAYQPGRGRWVTLGTLPQACADLRACVLLLPPALRGDLACLVPRHGTGQPLAPPHGVGTLPPTEQGTPLSPPWDRVPL; this comes from the exons ATGTGGCCAGGCGAGGGGTCGGAGCCGGCTGAGGAGCCAGGCGAGGAGGGCGACGTGCCTGAGCCgcgctgggagctgcggagcGAGTGCCACGCCCGGCAGTTCTTCGAGGCAGCGTTGGAGCTGCGCGGGCAGGGCCAGCTGACGGACATGACAGTGACAGCTAGCGCCCGGAGGTACCAGGCCCATGGCGTGGTGCTGGCTGCCATCAGCTCCTTCTTCTGCCAGCGGCTGGCATGCAGGGCCACCGGGGAAGTGGACGTGAGCCCACTGGCCACACCGTGCGGCTGGGAGGCCGTGCTGGATTTCGCCTATACCGGGGCCTTCGCGGCCATGCCGGGCACAGCCGGGGAGGTGGTGGCTGCAGCTCAGGCCCTGGGTGTGCCTCGGGTGGTGGAGATCTGCCAGAGGATGGGGGGCGGGCTGGAGGGCAGGAGCCTAGACGAGGAGCAGTGGGAGACGCTGCGGAGCATGGAGGAGCTGTACCGAGCCGGGGTGGGCTGCGACCTGGTGCTGACCACTGAAGGAGAGACCTTCCGAG ctcacCAGGCCGCCCTGAGCTGCGGCTGCGAGTACTTCCGGGCCATGTTCTGCAGCGGGATGCGGGAGGCGCACCAGGGGGCCGACCCCCTGCCCACGCTCATGGCCCCGGCCGACCTGCGCCTGCTGCTGCCCTTCGCCTACTCAGGGACAGTGGTGGGCAGCTGGGCCGAGCTGCTGGGCGCAGCTGAGACCGCCCTACAGTACCAGGCCTCGGGGCTGCTGGCACTGTGCCTGGAGGCCCTACAACAGACGCTGAGCCCAGCCCGCAGCCTGGATCTGCTGGCTTTCGCCCGCGCCTACGACCTGCGCCCGCTGGGCACTGCCACCCAGGCCTACGCCCTGGCCAACTTTGATGGGGTGGCGCGGTGCCCTGGCTTCCCGGCTCTGCCGCTGGCCgagctgctggccctgctgggCTCGGACGAGCTCTACGTGGCCAGCGAGGTGGACACCTTTGAAGCTGCCCTGCGCTGGCTGGACGCCGACCGCACCCGCCGCCTGCCCCACGCCGAGGCTGTCCTGGCACGAGTCCGCTTCTACCTGATGGGCACGCGGGAGCTGCGCCGGGTGCGGGCCGCGGACCTGCTGGCACCGCCGGgccggctctaccagctgctggTGGCAGCAGTGGCAGACGAGGGGCCCTGCCGTGTGCGCACCCCGGCCGGGGCCCTGGTGATCTGCGGGGGTGACGGGCTGGCGCCCAGCCTAGCCACCCGCCGCCCCGTCCGGGAGCTGTTCTTTGCCCACCAGTTCCACAGTGGTGTGGGGCTGGTCAAGCAGGTGGAGTGGAGGCGGCTAGGCCAGTTCCCGGACGGGCCACGGTTCCGCCACGCTGCCGCTGTGCTGGACAACGCGCTCTACGTGCTGGGCGGGAAGCACTACTACGGGGTGCGGGACACACTGGCCACGGCCTTCCG GTACGATCCCGCGCAGGACTCCTGGCAGCGCCTGGCTGACATGCCCAGCGCCCGTAGCTCCTTCCCAGCCGTGGGAGTGGCCGGGCGGATTTACGCCCTGGGGGGCAGCTCTGAGGACACCTACTGCACGGATGGGGTGCAGTGCTACGACCCCCCTGCCGACACCTGGAG GCCGTGCTCCCCCCTGCCCGCCCCGCTTTGCGGCCACGCCGCCTGCACCTTGGACGGCGCCATCTACGTCTCGGGAGGCTGTGACGACTCCAATGAGGGCCGGGCCTGGCTGCTGCGGCTGGGCCCGgggggccccccagcccagctggcccCCATGCTGGAGGAACGGGCGGGCCACATCATGGAGGCGCTGGGGGGGCGACTCTACGTGGCTGGGGGCTTGCGCTGGCACGATGGGGGCTACACCGACCAGCTGGCCTGCGAGGTCTACAGCCCCAGTACGGACGCCTGGGTCCGGCTGAGCCCGCTGCCCCAGGCCCACGTGGGGGGCGCCTCGGCCGTCCTGCAGGGGGAGCTGTATGTGCTGGGGGGCTACAGCCAGGAGACCTACCGGGACAACCACCTGGTGCACGCCTACCAGCCGGGACGGGGGCGCTGGGTTACGCTGGgcaccctgccccaggcctgcgCTGACCTGCGGGCCTGCGTCCTGCTGCTGCCGCCTGCCCTGCGGGGGGACCTGGCCTGCCTGGTGCCCCGCCACGGGACCGGGCAGCCCCTGGCACCTCCGCACGGGGTGgggaccctgccccccaccgAACAGGGGACCCCTCTGAGTCCCCCATGGGACAGGGTCCCCCTCTAA